TTGTGGTGCGAGGGGTGAGCGCGGCGCTTCGACAAGCTCAGCGTGAACGGGCTGGGGGTGCTCCGTCGAACGGGCTGGCGCGCCTTGAGCAGCGTCTTGCCATCCCCCAACCGTTCGGGCTGAGCCTGTCGAAGCCAGGGTACGGAGCCCGCCCTGCCTTTGACAAGCTCAGGCGGAACGGGAGGTTGATGCGCTGTCAGAAAGGAAACGCGGGTGGCGCATCCTTCACGGTGATCCACTGCCACTGCGTGTATTCGTCCATGTCTGCAGGCCCGCCCACACTGCTGCCATTGCCCCCCAGGCCAGGGCCGCCAAAGGGGTTAATGCATTCGTCGTTCACCGTCTGGTCGTTGATGTGCACCATCCCCGCACGCAGCCGCTGGCCCAGCGCCAGGGCGCGGCCCACGTTGGGGCTGATGACGGCAGCCGCCAGCCCACCCTGGCTGGTATTGGCCAGTTGCACAGCTTCGTCGTCGGTGCGGAAGGTGACGAGGTTGGCCACCGGGCCAAAGGGCTCTTCGTCAAACGAACGAATGCCAGGCTTGACACCCGAGAGCACCGTGGGCTTGTAGCAAAGGCCCTCAAAGGTGCCACCCGCTTCGAGCTTGGCGCCCTGGGCCACGCTGTCCTTGATCACGCTGTCAAAGTGCCGCAGTTGCTTGGCGTCGATCATCGGCCCCAGGGCCACTTGGCCGCTGGCGCCATCGCCCACAGGCAGGTGCGTGGCCTTGCCCACCATGCGCTGCAAGATGGCTTCGGCAATCGACTCGTGCACCAGGATGCGGTTCGATGCCATGCAGATCTGCCCCTGGTGGAACCACGCGCCAAACGCGGCAGCACTGGCTGCGGCGTCCAGGTCGGCGTCTTCCAAAATGATGAGGTTGTTGGCGCCGCCCAGCTCCAGCGACACCTTTTTGAGGTGCTGCCCCGCCAGCGCGCCAATGCGGCGGCCCACGGCGGGCGAGCCGGTGAAGGCGATCATGGGCACGCGCTCGTCCACCACCAGCGCCTCGCCCGCCTCGGCATCGCCGGGCACCACCTGCAGCAAGCCCTTGGGCAGGCCCGCTTCTTCAAACACGCGGGCCATCATGAAACCGCCGCTCAC
This Acidovorax sp. 106 DNA region includes the following protein-coding sequences:
- a CDS encoding benzaldehyde dehydrogenase — its product is MGVSEKPGLLDNRLWAGKAFDGAWSTALSTARDAVEPATGQVLSRVGIASAADMQASIGRAQQAQAAWAATGPRERAAVFHRAASIFEQHFDELAMTVARETGGIVPKGQHEVREAITLCQLAAALPMQAQGQVLPSTPGRLSMARRVPHGVVGVISPFNFPLILGLRSVAPALALGNAVVLKPDTRTPVSGGFMMARVFEEAGLPKGLLQVVPGDAEAGEALVVDERVPMIAFTGSPAVGRRIGALAGQHLKKVSLELGGANNLIILEDADLDAAASAAAFGAWFHQGQICMASNRILVHESIAEAILQRMVGKATHLPVGDGASGQVALGPMIDAKQLRHFDSVIKDSVAQGAKLEAGGTFEGLCYKPTVLSGVKPGIRSFDEEPFGPVANLVTFRTDDEAVQLANTSQGGLAAAVISPNVGRALALGQRLRAGMVHINDQTVNDECINPFGGPGLGGNGSSVGGPADMDEYTQWQWITVKDAPPAFPF